The following coding sequences are from one Mycobacterium bourgelatii window:
- a CDS encoding enoyl-CoA hydratase/isomerase family protein: MISATPDTLEAIEFDVEEHVATITLARPDAMNAINARMAHELAWAWQTVRDTDDIHVAVVRAAGDRAFCTGVDVKGDGNWFFRTNIWNTFDPGTVVAPKIVHRCWKPVVTAVHGYAAGGAQYLLNESDIIICSRDAAFFDPHANASIVSALEPIGMLHRGIPLGEVLRWALMGTEERISADTALRIGLVSEVVSREELWPRAHEIASSIAARNPKAIQGTIRAIWESLDMTRSAALQNGMAYTHIGNPPLAERRAAPRRNGPASYR, from the coding sequence ATGATTTCCGCTACCCCAGACACGCTTGAGGCCATCGAGTTCGATGTCGAGGAGCACGTCGCCACCATTACGTTGGCCCGCCCGGACGCGATGAATGCGATCAACGCCCGGATGGCCCACGAGCTCGCCTGGGCATGGCAAACCGTGCGAGACACCGACGACATCCATGTCGCCGTCGTACGGGCCGCCGGTGATCGCGCCTTCTGTACCGGAGTCGACGTCAAAGGGGATGGCAACTGGTTCTTCCGGACCAATATTTGGAACACATTCGACCCGGGCACCGTGGTGGCCCCGAAGATCGTGCACCGGTGTTGGAAGCCCGTGGTCACGGCGGTACACGGGTATGCGGCCGGGGGTGCTCAGTATCTGCTCAACGAGTCCGACATCATCATCTGTTCGCGGGACGCCGCCTTCTTCGACCCGCACGCCAACGCCTCGATCGTCTCGGCGCTGGAACCCATCGGCATGCTGCACCGCGGAATACCCCTCGGCGAGGTGCTGCGCTGGGCTCTGATGGGCACCGAGGAACGGATCTCGGCCGACACCGCGCTGCGGATCGGGTTGGTGTCAGAAGTCGTCAGCCGCGAAGAACTGTGGCCGCGGGCGCACGAGATCGCGAGTTCGATCGCCGCGCGCAATCCCAAGGCGATCCAGGGCACCATCCGCGCGATATGGGAATCTCTTGACATGACGCGGTCGGCCGCACTGCAGAACGGCATGGCCTACACCCATATCGGTAATCCGCCACTGGCCGAGCGGCGGGCGGCTCCCCGGCGTAACGGACCCGCTTCCTACCGGTGA
- a CDS encoding FadR/GntR family transcriptional regulator, with protein MNPQLIAPRVDSRRAKLAGRAAEQIVADVIELGWPVGQVLGSEAELLERYGVSRAVLREAIRLVEHQRVARMRRGTGGGLVIDAPDIDAVIGPAIIYLLRIGATLDEVADTRILLEELAAEIASQRVKESDIAGIRRTIERESSGNISNYRLLHSQVATLTGNPVLELFVETFARLTNFYFDDTAALPKDIDQEIARAHAGIAKAILSNNPGLARDRMQRHLRAEADFIRAHPAASQRLDPAVALSGTLGDKRGEALARQLCTHIVSSGATPGSFIGSEATLMGEHRASRAVVREAIRILEYHQIALTRRGPGGGLFVAEPDISALTDIITIYLRRRGVRLRDIADLRIGLELAVVERAAAALRARPEDAELLERSLRRESEHGLALAFDHGEDFHSALAAITGNRVLQLAHRVTMRLGWQFFSQLAASDPAVGAMSRPSKIEPAHQGVIDALVTGDTELAVMRMRTHMTETSAPKH; from the coding sequence GTGAATCCACAGCTGATCGCGCCGCGCGTCGATTCGCGTCGCGCCAAACTCGCCGGGCGCGCCGCTGAGCAGATCGTCGCCGACGTGATCGAGCTGGGTTGGCCGGTGGGCCAGGTGCTGGGTTCTGAGGCCGAACTGTTGGAACGCTACGGGGTCAGCCGGGCGGTGCTGCGCGAGGCGATCCGGCTGGTCGAACACCAGCGTGTGGCGCGGATGCGACGCGGCACCGGCGGCGGCCTGGTCATCGACGCGCCGGATATCGATGCGGTAATCGGGCCGGCCATCATCTACCTGCTGCGCATCGGCGCCACCCTCGACGAGGTCGCCGACACTCGAATTCTGTTGGAGGAGTTGGCGGCCGAGATCGCTTCGCAGCGGGTCAAAGAATCCGACATCGCCGGGATCCGCCGTACCATCGAGCGGGAATCGTCCGGAAACATCTCCAACTACCGGCTGCTGCATTCCCAAGTGGCAACGCTGACCGGCAACCCGGTGCTCGAACTGTTCGTCGAAACGTTCGCCCGATTGACCAACTTCTACTTCGATGACACCGCCGCCCTGCCGAAGGATATCGACCAGGAGATCGCGCGAGCCCACGCAGGCATCGCTAAAGCGATCCTGAGCAACAACCCGGGCCTGGCCCGCGATCGGATGCAGCGCCACCTGCGTGCCGAGGCTGACTTCATCCGGGCGCATCCGGCCGCATCGCAACGGCTCGACCCGGCGGTAGCGCTGTCGGGAACGCTCGGCGACAAGCGGGGCGAGGCCCTGGCCCGCCAGTTGTGCACCCACATCGTCAGCTCCGGCGCCACCCCGGGGAGCTTCATCGGCTCCGAGGCGACGTTGATGGGCGAGCATCGCGCCAGCCGGGCCGTGGTGCGCGAGGCGATCCGGATTCTGGAGTACCACCAGATCGCGTTGACCCGCCGCGGGCCCGGGGGAGGCCTGTTCGTCGCCGAACCGGACATCTCCGCGCTGACCGACATCATCACGATTTATCTGCGGCGTCGCGGGGTGCGCTTGCGCGACATCGCCGACCTTCGCATCGGTTTGGAGTTGGCGGTGGTCGAGCGGGCCGCGGCAGCGTTGCGCGCCCGTCCAGAAGATGCTGAATTGCTCGAGCGGTCACTGCGCCGCGAGTCCGAGCATGGCCTCGCTCTGGCCTTCGACCACGGCGAGGATTTCCACTCGGCGCTAGCCGCCATCACCGGCAACCGGGTCCTGCAATTGGCGCACCGCGTCACCATGCGGTTGGGCTGGCAGTTCTTCTCGCAGCTGGCCGCCAGCGACCCGGCGGTGGGTGCGATGTCCAGGCCGTCGAAGATCGAGCCGGCTCACCAAGGCGTCATCGACGCACTGGTCACCGGGGACACCGAATTGGCCGTGATGCGAATGCGTACGCACATGACCGAGACCTCGGCACCCAAGCACTGA